One region of Wyeomyia smithii strain HCP4-BCI-WySm-NY-G18 chromosome 3, ASM2978416v1, whole genome shotgun sequence genomic DNA includes:
- the LOC129728933 gene encoding polyserase-2-like, giving the protein MKAFIVLALCVASAFGGYQEDLWLEKNSVRPLGLEDFVESEYTGRIVGGNEVGIAQFPYQLSLRSNGNHICGASIISSNWALSAAHCTHPMPSVGSITFRGGSASRTAGGTIFQAAQIVNHPSYNPSTIDNDVCVIRITTSFTGANISPITIVPSGTSFGAGTRSVVSGWGLTAPGGSLPVNLRAVDIPVVAQATCQSQWGAGRITANMVCAGEPGRDSCNGDSGGPLVTGGRQFGIVSWGAVQCGGNLAGVYANIGAASVRNFISSNTGVLFLQPWERRAMKVWIFVFVVFAVTATVCADDAEENAWQAVQLIPEASRIFVLRHSKRMIGLEKIIGGQKVDVKNFPYQLSLRSNGNHICGGSVISPDWALTAAHCLYPGRDVATISLRAGSSGRLSGGQIYNVSHIIFHPQYNPMLFDKDVALLKVLLPFHGENIAPVLLVNEGYEPEEGIRSMVSGWGRTLTDTSLPTMLHAVDVPIVGRSSCSVSWGEGLVTNDMICAGQLGRDSCNGDSGGPLISGGRQIGLVSWGSTDCGGPLPAVYTHLAAASVRRFIQRVAGV; this is encoded by the exons ATGAAGGCATTTATCGTTCTAGCGTTGTGCGTGGCGTCCGCTTTCGGGGGATACCAGGAGGACTTATGGCTCGAAAAAAATAGTGTACGTCCGCTCGGCCTGGAGGATTTCGTTGAGTCGGAGTATACGGGAAGAATTGTGGGAGGAAATGAAGTTGGTATTGCTCAGTTCCCATATCAGCTATCGTTGCGCTCCAACGGTAACCACATCTGCGGTGCTTCCATCATCTCCAGCAACTGGGCTCTGTCTGCTGCTCACTGTACTCACCCAATGCCGTCGGTTGGCTCG ATCACCTTCCGCGGAGGTAGCGCTAGCCGAACTGCCGGAGGAACCATTTTCCAGGCAGCACAGATTGTGAACCACCCATCGTATAACCCAAGCACCATCGATAATGATGTTTGCGTCATCCGTATCACTACATCTTTCACCGGAGCAAACATTTCACCAATCACGATTGTGCCAAGTGGAACTAGCTTCGGAGCCGGTACTCGCAGTGTAGTATCTGGATGGGGTCTGACTGCTCCTGGAGGATCTCTGCCTGTCAACCTACGAGCTGTGGACATTCCAGTTGTTGCTCAAGCCACGTGCCAGAGTCAGTGGGGAGCTGGAAGAATTACCGCGAA CATGGTTTGCGCTGGTGAGCCTGGACGCGACTCGTGCAACGGTGACAGCGGTGGTCCACTCGTTACTGGAGGACGCCAGTTTGGTATTGTTTCTTGGGGCGCTGTACAGTGCGGTGGAAACCTGGCGGGAGTCTACGCTAACATTGGCGCTGCCAGTGTTCGCAATTTCATTAGTTCGAACACCGGAGT ATTATTTTTACAGCCCTGGGAACGTCGTGCGATGAAGGTTTGGATATTCGTTTTTGTGGTTTTCGCGGTGACCGCAACAGTGTGCGCAGACG ACGCGGAGGAAAATGCATGGCAGGCTGTGCAGCTGATCCCAGAGGCGTCCAGGATATTCGTTTTGAGGCATTCGAAGCGTATGATTGGATTGGAGAAAATCATTGGTGGTCAGAAAGTTGATGTGAAGAATTTTCCATACCAGTTGTCGCTGAGAAGTAATGGGAACCATATTTGTGGTGGTTCGGTGATTTCACCTGACTGGGCACTGACGGCGGCACACTGTCTCTATCCGGGTCGAGATGTTGCCACT ATTTCACTGCGGGCCGGCAGCAGCGGTCGTCTATCTGGCGGACAAATCTACAATGTGTCACATATAATTTTCCATCCACAATACAATCCGATGCTGTTTGATAAGGATGTGGCCTTACTGAAAGTTTTGCTTCCATTCCATGGCGAGAATATCGCTCCTGTGCTGTTGGTCAACGAGGGGTATGAACCGGAGGAAGGCATTCGCAGCATGGTTTCAGGATGGGGACGAACG TTAACTGATACCAGTTTACCAACTATGCTACATGCGGTAGATGTACCGATCGTAGGAAGAAGCTCTTGTAGCGTTTCATGGGGTGAAGGTCTCGTGACTAACGA CATGATTTGCGCCGGTCAGCTGGGACGAGATTCGTGCAATGGCGACAGCGGAGGTCCGTTGATATCTGGCGGGCGTCAAATCGGATTGGTTTCCTGGGGTTCAACCGACTGTGGAGGACCATTGCCAGCCGTTTATACACATCTGGCGGCGGCAAGCGTGAGGCGTTTCATTCAACGTGTCGCAGGAGTGTAA